A part of Neodiprion pinetum isolate iyNeoPine1 chromosome 4, iyNeoPine1.2, whole genome shotgun sequence genomic DNA contains:
- the spd-2 gene encoding uncharacterized protein spd-2 isoform X4, whose amino-acid sequence MEEKKNSSISNTIEIERQLARKLLQRCSAPREATLTPDWDKENDGNIQNLTKDNTPSTLMDSGQQSLLNNSDTLEEKPEANQIIFKPNEISARSSVLKNSFDKSIGSSTSPKSRDEISFDTSAAAELIAQFGDEDFQSGSRVESRMAADELSWNQNYPYAMPTNILNSGEKERLELSCFSGVVGNFDLSSTSSTGRRVSVGEFFQRKCGTIGQLQETDSVSRPSFGETIKSPIKHRPLVPLVEKTAMTADSSLREVNKEAMESVNCTNQHSLMSLSSIAQALSDVENGSPRRLVDALIEAKRRKNLPPSQLLNESTSKNRDTFTCPPHSLPFNSSAMSVNEKPERDTKMKGPKFLLDSPKLSLDSKTAQESLTHKSKLTRMSLNVGLGAIESHNISETYNFADKCTGGRKKTSSAKLEKTFDEPKDTNKSCVYHSNATRNLLSCLDESIDAHKPNLNCQNSKQNPDISGKHLYDNQDFSQTPKKGQDKLHNSMTFQKITLAPLRSSAGFLKGIKSENNKTATPELISSFNRSFEKTLRSAKTSSLECNADPESSYNISQYNQIEKTKSQGDDVTAKNTNELCSCIVGVPKEAEIELSNGTDRWMTCTLKLHQIPGSKENIVLKIPQDTVLVAPNDAKLVKIGVTVRQMREPVIVVINIAVSDVVTRSKKVIKHVMCFVPEEPQIDLMIHNGENKIDFQIVAEKCSKTFPVTLENKNNAELPIRLIIAKHPDQPQVFSIDCSADETACSLDGNEIKYNLTLKPHQQSTVNIQFNGIPLSSFNVQKDLCHATGKLFVQLRTDDSKGLMLREISLTGSIGVSKIDLVDTQLPIVVPKRDSKSIGLVNSGVFAVTLSASLVENDKSTSCAGDFSIKPNTLCLQAGEKGVILVTHKSRMIDSSESRQVFVKVIAGGNEYYYPVTGDSSHLREQLSPNNMQRCTTPLSQERKSKSPTSPQSSESNRSGNCGRHSPYSAGSTSTVSGDVIPLQSTHAALVWSSIKTGKSDIKEFTVLNKSDNKLRLQVSIVDNNKSFKFLKDRHTVGTNMVLALQRMTSKVISVQFSPSNPGACAGKIIFSHYSSGKEQEESSQRKTIFLYGYGGVGKVEISEAFKDTGGLMWLSLGYMNTVGNLSAKIKLQNTGNLCSYAVIKLIPKALYPEMISSWHVTPSELLLGPGEVQWIKLEFHPRREDLALIRRADISQIIGTLSITHGDEPTRWRIRRLYKKLKESGKFRGQDDDIFKNIVYPLCRVFPGEALIQDLSLIKDTVQHLGDLCRGVYQHQVMLTMEVNADDTLTVLNDNADDTQTFNSICSDSSSVFTAGCNSYMLSETIVDGNGREISENDFTVTPGVVNLTPPFRTEATVTISSLCSVAQPFETVLSHSEGVSIVPTEGMIPARRSFQLKVQCSKQIKKNTEAVLQIFMENHKQSVLIMISSSN is encoded by the exons atggaagaaaaaaagaattccagCATTTCCAATACAATAGAAATTGAACGACAACTCGCTCGAAAGTTACTCCAACGATGTAGTGCACCGAGAGAAGCCACTTTAACACCAG ACTGGGACAAAGAAAATGATGGGAATATTCAAAACCTAACAAAAGATAATACTCCCTCCACTTTAATGGACTCAGGGCAACAGAGTTTACTTAATAACAGTGATACACTTGAAGAAAAGCCAGAAGCTAATCAG ATAATTTTCAAGCCAAATGAAATATCCGCACGTTCCTCAGTGCTGAAGAATAGTTTCGATAAGAGCATTGGATCATCTACCTCACCAAAGAGCAGAGATGAAATTAGTTTTGATACATCCGCTGCTGCGGAACTTATTGCTCAGTTTGGAGATGAAGATTTCCAATCTGGCTCGAGAGTTGAAAGTCGAATGGCAGCAGATGAATTGTCATGGAATCAAAACTATCCTTACGCTATGCCGACGAATATTTTAAACAGCGGTGAAAAGGAAAGATTAGAGTTATCTTGTTTTTCGGGAGTCGTTGGAAATTTTGATTTGTCTTCAAC atcTTCTACTGGCCGGAGAGTTTCagttggtgaattttttcagcgtAAATGTGGTACTATTGGGCAACTCCAGGAAACTGATTCGGTATCAAGACCCAGCTTTGGTGAAACAATTAAGAGTCCAATAAAGCATCGACCTCTAGTGCCATTAGTGGAGAAAACAGCAATGACAGCAG ATTCAAGTCTGAGAGAAGTGAATAAGGAAGCTATGGAATCTGTGAATTGTACAAACCAACACAGTTTGATGAGTTTGAGTAGTATTGCACAAGCGCTTTCTGATGTTGAGAATGGTTCTCCACGCCGTTTGGTGGACGCACTTATTGAAgccaaaagaagaaaaaatcttcCTCCGTCTCAGCTACTCAATGAGTCAACAAGCAAAAACAGGGATACTTTTACTTGCCCCCCTCACAGTTTACCATTCAATTCATCGGCAATGTCTGTAAATGAAAAACCTGAAAGAGACACAAAAATGAAAGGGCCTAAGTTCTTATTAGATTCTCCTAAATTGTCACTGGATAGTAAAACTGCACAAGAATCTCTGACACACAAATCAAAATTAACTAGGATGTCTCTGAATGTGGGATTAGGTGCAATAGAAAGTCACAACATAAGTGAAACTTACAATTTTGCGGATAAGTGCACTGGCGGCCGGAAAAAAACGAGTAGTGCAAAATTGGAGAAGACTTTCGATGAACCGAAAGACACGAATAAGTCTTGCGTTTACCATTCTAATGCCACTCGTAATTTGTTATCTTGCTTGGATGAATCAATAGATGCTCACAAGCCTAATCTAAATTGTCAAAATTCCAAGCAAAACCCAGATATATCTGGAAAACACTTGTATGACAATCAGGATTTTTCTCAGACTCCCAAGAAAGGACAAGATAAGCTTCACAATTCAATgacatttcaaaaaattacattgGCGCCACTACGGAGTTCTGCGGGTTTCTTGAAAGGCATTAagagtgaaaataataagaCAGCAACCCCAGAATTGATTTCAAGTTTTAACAGGTCCTTTGAAAAAACTTTGCGCAGTGCAAAGACGTCATCTCTTGAATGTAATGCAGATCCGGAATCCAGTTACAACATTTCTCAGTATAATcagattgaaaaaacaaaatcacagG GGGATGATGTAACAGCCAAGAATACCAATGAATTATGCAGCTGCATTGTTGGCGTACCAAAAGAAgctgaaattgaattatcgAATGGTACTGACCGATGGATGACCTGTACTCTAAAATTACATCAAATACCAGGAAGCAAGGAAAACATAGTATTGAAAATTCCGCAAGATACTGTATTGGTAGCACCCAACGATGCAAAGCTTGTCAAG ATTGGTGTGACCGTTCGTCAAATGAGGGAACCTGTGATAGTGGTGATCAACATAGCTGTATCGGATGTGGTTACGCGATCCAAGAAAGTAATCAAACATGTCATGTGTTTTGTACCCGAGGAACCTCAG ATTGATCTCATGATTCATaatggagaaaataaaattgattttcaaatcgtAGCTGAAAAATGCAGCAAGACATTCCCCGTCacattagaaaataaaaacaatgcCGAACTTCCCATAAGATTAATTATTGCCAAG CATCCTGACCAACCGCAAGTATTCAGTATTGATTGTTCTGCTGATGAAACTGCGTGTAGTCTCGACGGAAATGAGATCAAGTATAACTTGACTCTTAAACCTCACCAACAATCCACTGTCAACATTCAGTTCAATGGAATTCCTTTATCCTCATTCAATG tacaAAAGGATCTCTGTCATGCAACAGGAAAGCTTTTCGTTCAGCTTCGTACAGATGATAGCAAGGGCTTAATGTTGAGAGAAATATCACTGACTGGTTCTATTGGTGTATCTAAAATAGACTTGGTTGATACGCAATTACCTATAGTTGTTCCAAAAAGAGATAGCAAATCAATAGGTCTTGTGAACTCAGGAGTCTTTGCAGTCACGTTATCCGCCTCACTTGTTGAAAATGACAAGTCGACCAGTTGTGCAGGTGATTTTTCGATCAAACCAAACACCCTGTGCCTTCAAGCTGGTGAAAAGGGCGTTATCCTCGTTACTCATAAATCCCGGATGATCGACTCCAGCGAAAG CAGACAAGTGTTCGTCAAAGTAATCGCAGGTGGCAACGAATATTACTATCCAGTAACGGGGGATAGTAGCCACCTTCGTGAGCAACTATCTCCAAACAACATGCAGCGCTGTACGACACCACTATCTcaagaaagaaaatcgaaatcTCCTACATCGCCACAAAGTTCAGAATCTAACCG CTCTGGTAATTGTGGACGGCATTCACCCTACAGCGCGGGGTCAACCTCAACGGTCTCAGGGGATGTAATTCCACTTCAGTCCACGCATGCAGCACTGGTATGGAGCAGTATTAAAACCGGAAAGTCGGATATCAAGGAGTTTACAGTTTTGAACAAGAGTGATAATAAACTCAGACTTCAAGTCAGTATTGTTGATAACAACAAAAGTTTCAAA TTTCTTAAGGATCGTCACACAGTTGGGACAAATATGGTATTAGCTTTGCAGCGCATGACAAGCAAAGTAATATCTGTTCAATTTAGCCCAAGTAATCCCGGAGCATGTGctggaaaaataatattctccCATTACAGTAGTGGAAAAGAACAGGAAGAATCTTCACAACGAAAAACA atatttttgtATGGCTACGGTGGTGTTgggaaagttgaaatttcagAAGCATTTAAAGACACCGGCGGACTGATGTGGCTTTCCCTTGGTTATATGAATACAGTTGGGAATTTAAGTGCAAAAATCAAACTGCAAAATACGGGAAATTTATGTTCGTATGCCGTTATCAAGCTGATACCAAAAG CTTTGTACCCGGAAATGATATCCAGCTGGCACGTGACTCCTTCGGAGTTGTTACTAGGGCCTGGCGAGGTTCAGTGGATAAAATTAGAGTTTCATCCAAGACGAGAAGACCTCGCTTTAATACGGCGTGCAGacatatctcaaataattggaACGCTGTCTATTACACACGGAGATGAACCAACAAGATGGCGTATTCGAAG gctgtataaaaaattgaaagaatccGGTAAATTCAGAGGACAAGATGacgatatatttaaaaatattgtttatcCATTGTGCAGAGTATTCCCAGGAGAGGCATTGATACAAGATTTGAGCCTCATCAAAGACACAGTT CAACATCTTGGTGATCTCTGTCGTGGTGTCTATCAGCATCAAGTGATGTTGACGATGGAAGTTAACGCGGATGACACGTTGACAGTGTTGAACGACAACGCTGATGACACACAGACGTTTAATTCTATCTGCAGTGATAGCAGTAGTGTATTCACTGCTGGATGCAATAGTTACATGCTATCAGA gacAATAGTAGATGGAAATGGgagagaaatttctgaaaatgattttACAGTGACACCGGGAGTTGTAAACTTGACACCACCCTTCAGAACTGAAGCAACCGTAACGATTTCCAGCTTGTGTAGCGTCGCGCAGCCATTTGAAACAGTTTTGTCCCACAGTGAAGGTGTAAGCATTGTACCCACGGAAGGCATGATTCCAGCCAGGAGAAGTTTCCAATTAAAAGTGCAATGCAGTAagcaaataaagaaaaacacaGAAGCCGTACTTCAGATATTTATGGAAAATCATAAACAATCGGTTTTAATTATGATATCGTCCAGCAATTGA
- the spd-2 gene encoding uncharacterized protein spd-2 isoform X1 produces MEFRGNSNNGTETNLIDVTIFGSPPPQASSTVERRPNLTTWGVRQAAQDDNKIKYSILNDTDAKQSTINSSLGILDNISSLLDDSGVMEEKKNSSISNTIEIERQLARKLLQRCSAPREATLTPDWDKENDGNIQNLTKDNTPSTLMDSGQQSLLNNSDTLEEKPEANQIIFKPNEISARSSVLKNSFDKSIGSSTSPKSRDEISFDTSAAAELIAQFGDEDFQSGSRVESRMAADELSWNQNYPYAMPTNILNSGEKERLELSCFSGVVGNFDLSSTSSTGRRVSVGEFFQRKCGTIGQLQETDSVSRPSFGETIKSPIKHRPLVPLVEKTAMTADSSLREVNKEAMESVNCTNQHSLMSLSSIAQALSDVENGSPRRLVDALIEAKRRKNLPPSQLLNESTSKNRDTFTCPPHSLPFNSSAMSVNEKPERDTKMKGPKFLLDSPKLSLDSKTAQESLTHKSKLTRMSLNVGLGAIESHNISETYNFADKCTGGRKKTSSAKLEKTFDEPKDTNKSCVYHSNATRNLLSCLDESIDAHKPNLNCQNSKQNPDISGKHLYDNQDFSQTPKKGQDKLHNSMTFQKITLAPLRSSAGFLKGIKSENNKTATPELISSFNRSFEKTLRSAKTSSLECNADPESSYNISQYNQIEKTKSQGDDVTAKNTNELCSCIVGVPKEAEIELSNGTDRWMTCTLKLHQIPGSKENIVLKIPQDTVLVAPNDAKLVKIGVTVRQMREPVIVVINIAVSDVVTRSKKVIKHVMCFVPEEPQIDLMIHNGENKIDFQIVAEKCSKTFPVTLENKNNAELPIRLIIAKHPDQPQVFSIDCSADETACSLDGNEIKYNLTLKPHQQSTVNIQFNGIPLSSFNVQKDLCHATGKLFVQLRTDDSKGLMLREISLTGSIGVSKIDLVDTQLPIVVPKRDSKSIGLVNSGVFAVTLSASLVENDKSTSCAGDFSIKPNTLCLQAGEKGVILVTHKSRMIDSSESRQVFVKVIAGGNEYYYPVTGDSSHLREQLSPNNMQRCTTPLSQERKSKSPTSPQSSESNRSGNCGRHSPYSAGSTSTVSGDVIPLQSTHAALVWSSIKTGKSDIKEFTVLNKSDNKLRLQVSIVDNNKSFKFLKDRHTVGTNMVLALQRMTSKVISVQFSPSNPGACAGKIIFSHYSSGKEQEESSQRKTIFLYGYGGVGKVEISEAFKDTGGLMWLSLGYMNTVGNLSAKIKLQNTGNLCSYAVIKLIPKALYPEMISSWHVTPSELLLGPGEVQWIKLEFHPRREDLALIRRADISQIIGTLSITHGDEPTRWRIRRLYKKLKESGKFRGQDDDIFKNIVYPLCRVFPGEALIQDLSLIKDTVQHLGDLCRGVYQHQVMLTMEVNADDTLTVLNDNADDTQTFNSICSDSSSVFTAGCNSYMLSETIVDGNGREISENDFTVTPGVVNLTPPFRTEATVTISSLCSVAQPFETVLSHSEGVSIVPTEGMIPARRSFQLKVQCSKQIKKNTEAVLQIFMENHKQSVLIMISSSN; encoded by the exons ATGGAGTTCAGGGGGAATTCCAATAACGGTACGGAGACGAATTTAATTGACGTTACGATTTTCGGCAGCCCGCCACCCCAAGCCTCGTCCACTGTTGAAAGAAGGCCCAA CTTAACAACTTGGGGAGTACGCCAAGCAGCACAGGATGATAACAAAATCAAGTACTCTATTCTGAACGATACTGACGCAAAACAAAGTACCATAAACTCATCACTGGGAATCCTCGATAACATATCATCCT TGCTCGATGACAGCGGCGttatggaagaaaaaaagaattccagCATTTCCAATACAATAGAAATTGAACGACAACTCGCTCGAAAGTTACTCCAACGATGTAGTGCACCGAGAGAAGCCACTTTAACACCAG ACTGGGACAAAGAAAATGATGGGAATATTCAAAACCTAACAAAAGATAATACTCCCTCCACTTTAATGGACTCAGGGCAACAGAGTTTACTTAATAACAGTGATACACTTGAAGAAAAGCCAGAAGCTAATCAG ATAATTTTCAAGCCAAATGAAATATCCGCACGTTCCTCAGTGCTGAAGAATAGTTTCGATAAGAGCATTGGATCATCTACCTCACCAAAGAGCAGAGATGAAATTAGTTTTGATACATCCGCTGCTGCGGAACTTATTGCTCAGTTTGGAGATGAAGATTTCCAATCTGGCTCGAGAGTTGAAAGTCGAATGGCAGCAGATGAATTGTCATGGAATCAAAACTATCCTTACGCTATGCCGACGAATATTTTAAACAGCGGTGAAAAGGAAAGATTAGAGTTATCTTGTTTTTCGGGAGTCGTTGGAAATTTTGATTTGTCTTCAAC atcTTCTACTGGCCGGAGAGTTTCagttggtgaattttttcagcgtAAATGTGGTACTATTGGGCAACTCCAGGAAACTGATTCGGTATCAAGACCCAGCTTTGGTGAAACAATTAAGAGTCCAATAAAGCATCGACCTCTAGTGCCATTAGTGGAGAAAACAGCAATGACAGCAG ATTCAAGTCTGAGAGAAGTGAATAAGGAAGCTATGGAATCTGTGAATTGTACAAACCAACACAGTTTGATGAGTTTGAGTAGTATTGCACAAGCGCTTTCTGATGTTGAGAATGGTTCTCCACGCCGTTTGGTGGACGCACTTATTGAAgccaaaagaagaaaaaatcttcCTCCGTCTCAGCTACTCAATGAGTCAACAAGCAAAAACAGGGATACTTTTACTTGCCCCCCTCACAGTTTACCATTCAATTCATCGGCAATGTCTGTAAATGAAAAACCTGAAAGAGACACAAAAATGAAAGGGCCTAAGTTCTTATTAGATTCTCCTAAATTGTCACTGGATAGTAAAACTGCACAAGAATCTCTGACACACAAATCAAAATTAACTAGGATGTCTCTGAATGTGGGATTAGGTGCAATAGAAAGTCACAACATAAGTGAAACTTACAATTTTGCGGATAAGTGCACTGGCGGCCGGAAAAAAACGAGTAGTGCAAAATTGGAGAAGACTTTCGATGAACCGAAAGACACGAATAAGTCTTGCGTTTACCATTCTAATGCCACTCGTAATTTGTTATCTTGCTTGGATGAATCAATAGATGCTCACAAGCCTAATCTAAATTGTCAAAATTCCAAGCAAAACCCAGATATATCTGGAAAACACTTGTATGACAATCAGGATTTTTCTCAGACTCCCAAGAAAGGACAAGATAAGCTTCACAATTCAATgacatttcaaaaaattacattgGCGCCACTACGGAGTTCTGCGGGTTTCTTGAAAGGCATTAagagtgaaaataataagaCAGCAACCCCAGAATTGATTTCAAGTTTTAACAGGTCCTTTGAAAAAACTTTGCGCAGTGCAAAGACGTCATCTCTTGAATGTAATGCAGATCCGGAATCCAGTTACAACATTTCTCAGTATAATcagattgaaaaaacaaaatcacagG GGGATGATGTAACAGCCAAGAATACCAATGAATTATGCAGCTGCATTGTTGGCGTACCAAAAGAAgctgaaattgaattatcgAATGGTACTGACCGATGGATGACCTGTACTCTAAAATTACATCAAATACCAGGAAGCAAGGAAAACATAGTATTGAAAATTCCGCAAGATACTGTATTGGTAGCACCCAACGATGCAAAGCTTGTCAAG ATTGGTGTGACCGTTCGTCAAATGAGGGAACCTGTGATAGTGGTGATCAACATAGCTGTATCGGATGTGGTTACGCGATCCAAGAAAGTAATCAAACATGTCATGTGTTTTGTACCCGAGGAACCTCAG ATTGATCTCATGATTCATaatggagaaaataaaattgattttcaaatcgtAGCTGAAAAATGCAGCAAGACATTCCCCGTCacattagaaaataaaaacaatgcCGAACTTCCCATAAGATTAATTATTGCCAAG CATCCTGACCAACCGCAAGTATTCAGTATTGATTGTTCTGCTGATGAAACTGCGTGTAGTCTCGACGGAAATGAGATCAAGTATAACTTGACTCTTAAACCTCACCAACAATCCACTGTCAACATTCAGTTCAATGGAATTCCTTTATCCTCATTCAATG tacaAAAGGATCTCTGTCATGCAACAGGAAAGCTTTTCGTTCAGCTTCGTACAGATGATAGCAAGGGCTTAATGTTGAGAGAAATATCACTGACTGGTTCTATTGGTGTATCTAAAATAGACTTGGTTGATACGCAATTACCTATAGTTGTTCCAAAAAGAGATAGCAAATCAATAGGTCTTGTGAACTCAGGAGTCTTTGCAGTCACGTTATCCGCCTCACTTGTTGAAAATGACAAGTCGACCAGTTGTGCAGGTGATTTTTCGATCAAACCAAACACCCTGTGCCTTCAAGCTGGTGAAAAGGGCGTTATCCTCGTTACTCATAAATCCCGGATGATCGACTCCAGCGAAAG CAGACAAGTGTTCGTCAAAGTAATCGCAGGTGGCAACGAATATTACTATCCAGTAACGGGGGATAGTAGCCACCTTCGTGAGCAACTATCTCCAAACAACATGCAGCGCTGTACGACACCACTATCTcaagaaagaaaatcgaaatcTCCTACATCGCCACAAAGTTCAGAATCTAACCG CTCTGGTAATTGTGGACGGCATTCACCCTACAGCGCGGGGTCAACCTCAACGGTCTCAGGGGATGTAATTCCACTTCAGTCCACGCATGCAGCACTGGTATGGAGCAGTATTAAAACCGGAAAGTCGGATATCAAGGAGTTTACAGTTTTGAACAAGAGTGATAATAAACTCAGACTTCAAGTCAGTATTGTTGATAACAACAAAAGTTTCAAA TTTCTTAAGGATCGTCACACAGTTGGGACAAATATGGTATTAGCTTTGCAGCGCATGACAAGCAAAGTAATATCTGTTCAATTTAGCCCAAGTAATCCCGGAGCATGTGctggaaaaataatattctccCATTACAGTAGTGGAAAAGAACAGGAAGAATCTTCACAACGAAAAACA atatttttgtATGGCTACGGTGGTGTTgggaaagttgaaatttcagAAGCATTTAAAGACACCGGCGGACTGATGTGGCTTTCCCTTGGTTATATGAATACAGTTGGGAATTTAAGTGCAAAAATCAAACTGCAAAATACGGGAAATTTATGTTCGTATGCCGTTATCAAGCTGATACCAAAAG CTTTGTACCCGGAAATGATATCCAGCTGGCACGTGACTCCTTCGGAGTTGTTACTAGGGCCTGGCGAGGTTCAGTGGATAAAATTAGAGTTTCATCCAAGACGAGAAGACCTCGCTTTAATACGGCGTGCAGacatatctcaaataattggaACGCTGTCTATTACACACGGAGATGAACCAACAAGATGGCGTATTCGAAG gctgtataaaaaattgaaagaatccGGTAAATTCAGAGGACAAGATGacgatatatttaaaaatattgtttatcCATTGTGCAGAGTATTCCCAGGAGAGGCATTGATACAAGATTTGAGCCTCATCAAAGACACAGTT CAACATCTTGGTGATCTCTGTCGTGGTGTCTATCAGCATCAAGTGATGTTGACGATGGAAGTTAACGCGGATGACACGTTGACAGTGTTGAACGACAACGCTGATGACACACAGACGTTTAATTCTATCTGCAGTGATAGCAGTAGTGTATTCACTGCTGGATGCAATAGTTACATGCTATCAGA gacAATAGTAGATGGAAATGGgagagaaatttctgaaaatgattttACAGTGACACCGGGAGTTGTAAACTTGACACCACCCTTCAGAACTGAAGCAACCGTAACGATTTCCAGCTTGTGTAGCGTCGCGCAGCCATTTGAAACAGTTTTGTCCCACAGTGAAGGTGTAAGCATTGTACCCACGGAAGGCATGATTCCAGCCAGGAGAAGTTTCCAATTAAAAGTGCAATGCAGTAagcaaataaagaaaaacacaGAAGCCGTACTTCAGATATTTATGGAAAATCATAAACAATCGGTTTTAATTATGATATCGTCCAGCAATTGA